One stretch of Prunus persica cultivar Lovell chromosome G1, Prunus_persica_NCBIv2, whole genome shotgun sequence DNA includes these proteins:
- the LOC18791603 gene encoding uncharacterized protein LOC18791603 yields MVEVAASSTSSSSIFTNYPLLSAVVAFAIAQFIKFFTSWYKERRWDFKQLVGSGGMPSSHSATVTAVAAAIGFQEGVGGPIFAIGLILACVVMYDATGVRLQAGRQAEVLNQIVYELPAEHPLAESRPLRELLGHTPPQVIVGGLLGIVTAAIGYLITVTISHT; encoded by the exons ATGGTTGAGGTGGCGGCATCTTCGACATCGTCGTCTTCAATCTTCACCAACTACCCTCTTCTCTCTGCTGTTGTAGCTTTCGCCATTGCCCAATTCATCAAGTTCTTCACCTCCTG GTACAAGGAAAGACGATGGGATTTCAAGCAACTTGTTGGATCCGGTGGAATGCCGTCTTCTCATTCTGCGACTGTTACTGCGGTTGCTGCAGCCATTGGGTTCCAAGAAGGCGTTGGCGGACCAATCTTTGCAATTGGATTGATCTTAGCATGTGTT GTGATGTATGATGCAACTGGTGTGAGATTACAGGCTGGACGCCAAGCAGAG GTTTTGAATCAAATTGTGTATGAACTTCCTGCTGAACATCCTCTGGCAGAGAGCAGACCACTACGTGAACTTCTTGGACACACACCCCCTCAG GTTATTGTTGGTGGGTTGCTTGGAATCGTCACAGCAGCCATTGGCTATTTGATTACTGTAACAATCAGTCATACATGA
- the LOC18789690 gene encoding uncharacterized protein LOC18789690, whose amino-acid sequence MAVSRLFKRFCGLHKANARIQAGPPGYIHRRALSDSQVFNNGDDTVLPVLIVGAGPVGLVLSILLTKLGVKCSVLEKSNTFSKHPQAHFINNRSMEVFRKLDGLAEEIQRSQPPVDLWRKFIYCTSLYGSILGSVDHMQPQDFEQVVSPASVAHFSQYKLISLLLKQLENLSFKLCMSNELEGFNHRPFQERQLLMGHECVSIKANDDFISVTASFLKDGKRMERNIRCNIVVGTDGAGSTVRKLAGIDMRGKRDLQKLVSVHFSSRDLGKYLLSERPGMLFFIFNTEAIGVLVAHDLKQGEFVLQIPFYPPQQNLEDFSPEICEELIFKLVGRELSDINVIDIKPWVMHAEVAEKFISCGNRIILAGDAAHRFPPAGGFGMNTGIQDSHSLAWKIASVVKDIAPSSILHTYETERRPIAIFNTELSVQNFKAAMTVPAALGLDPTVANSVHQVINEGVGSILPSGLQRAILDGIFTIGRAQLSESLLNEKNPLGSSRLANLRRIFEEGKSLQLQFPAEDLGFRYLEGALIPDTDDALGAPEGPTGRRRDYVPSVVPGSRLPHMNVRILSNSSSEVTFSTLDLISGDKIEFLLIIAPTDSSYHLARAAFKVAEEFKVSARVCVLWPAGSVKQVEAGSKALLTPWENYIDVVEVKKSSNPSSWWDLCQMTDKGAILVRPDEHVAWRVKSGVVGDPITEMRRVFSATLGVKPHNRRDQEPDQ is encoded by the exons ATGGCGGTTTCAAGGTTGTTCAAGAGGTTTTGCGGTCTACACAAAGCTAATGCCAGAATCCAAGCAGGCCCACCTGGCTACATACATAGAAGAGCCTTATCAGACTCCCAGGTATTCAACAATGGCGATGATACGGTGCTTCCGGTTCTGATAGTCGGTGCAGGACCTGTGGGTCTTGTTCTGTCTATACTTTTAACAAAACTAG ggGTCAAATGTTCAGTTTTGGAGAAAAGCAATACTTTCTCAAAACATCCGCAGGCACACTTCATCAACAATCGATCCATGGAG GTGTTCCGTAAATTGGATGGCCTGGCAGAGGAGATTCAGAGGTCTCAACCACCAGTAGATTTATGGAGGAAGTTCATATATTGCACTTCGCTCTATGGTTCAATTCTTGGGTCAGTGGACCATATGCAACCCCAAG ATTTTGAGCAAGTTGTCAGCCCGGCCTCTGTCGCACACTTCTCGCAGTACAAGCTAATTAGTTTACTACTTAAGCAGCTTGAAAATCTCAGCTTCAAGTTATGTATGTCTAACGAGTTGGAAGGCTTTAACCATAGGCCTTTTCAGGAAAGGCAACTATTAATGGGGCATGAGTGTGTTTCCATTAAAGCCAATGATGATTTTATTTCTGTGACTGCATCTTTTCTCAAAGATGGGAAACGTATGGAGAGGAATATCAGATGTAATATCGTTGTTGGTACAGATGGTGCTGGAAGTACTGTACGTAAGCTTGCTGGAATAGATATGAGAGGTAAGAGGGACTTGCAGAAGCTTGTGAGTGTCCATTTCTCTAGCAGAGATCTTGGGAAGTACTTGCTCAGTGAGAGACCTGGCATGCTGTTTTTTATCTTCAATACTGAAGCTATAGGTGTCCTTGTCGCTCATGATCTCAAGCAAGGGGAATTTGTTTTGCAG ATTCCATTTTATCCACCTCAGCAAAACCTTGAAGATTTCAGTCCCGAG ATATGTGAGGAATTAATCTTCAAGTTGGTTGGTCGAGAGCTAAGTGACATAAATGTGATTGACATAAAACCATGGGTGATGCATGCTGAAGTTGCTGAGAAGTTCATAAGTTGTGGAAACCGAATAATACTTGCTGGTGATGCTGCTCATCGATTCCCTCCTGCTGGAGGATTTG GAATGAATACTGGAATTCAAGATTCTCATAGTCTTGCTTGGAAAATAGCTTCTGTAGTGAAGGATATTGCACCATCTTCAATACTTCATACTTATGAAACAGAACGTAGGCCG ATTGCAATTTTCAATACAGAACTTAGCGTTCAGAACTTTAAAGCAGCCATGACTGTTCCAGCAGCACTTGGTCTTGATCCAACTGTTGCAAACTCTG TACATCAAGTCATAAATGAGGGGGTTGGTTCCATCTTACCATCTGGACTACAGAGGGCCATTTTGGATGGAATTTTCACTATAGGTCGTGCACAACTATCGGAATCtcttttgaatgaaaaaaacCCACTTGGATCTTCAAGGCTTGCTAATCTAAGACGGATATTTGAAGAAGGAAAGAGTCTCCAACTCCAGTTCCCAGCAGAGGATCTTGGTTTCAG GTACCTAGAAGGTGCACTTATTCCTGATACTGATGATGCACTGGGTGCTCCAGAAGGACCTACTGGTCGCCGGAGGGACTATGTTCCTTCTGTAGTTCCAGGTTCAAGGCTACCCCACATGAATGTGAGGATattgtcaaattcctcaaGTGAG GTTACTTTTTCTACACTGGATCTTATATCTGGAGACAAAATTGAGTTTCTCCTCATCATAGCACCAACAGACTCATCCTACCATCTTGCTCGTGCTGCATTCAAAGTCGCCGAGGAATTCAAAGTTTCTGCGAGGGTTTGCGTCTTGTGGCCTGCTGGTAGTGTTAAACAAGTTGAAGCAGGAAGTAAGGCATTATTGACGCCCTGGGAGAATTACATAGATGTTGTGGAAGTTAAAAAGTCATCGAATCCATCATCATGGTGGGATCTCTGTCAAATGACTGACAAAGGAGCCATCCTAGTTCGGCCTGATGAGCATGTTGCTTGGCGTGTGAAGTCTGGGGTTGTTGGGGATCCCATAACAGAAATGAGAAGGGTTTTTTCTGCTACTTTGGGCGTAAAACCGCATAATAGGAGAGATCAAGAACCTGATCAATGA